From the genome of Papaver somniferum cultivar HN1 chromosome 2, ASM357369v1, whole genome shotgun sequence, one region includes:
- the LOC113349665 gene encoding WD repeat-containing protein GTS1-like: MDIEMEESPPPTTSSSSPLKRMGIKNSIQTNFGDDYVFQITSSQEENLTTTTTLAVSLSTNVIKLYSPVTGQYFGECKGHSGPINEISFLDSGSPHLLHSCSSDGTVRFWDIRYFNQVAVLNAGSAQEVFNFALGSSSNSLLSAGCKSEILFWDVRSMKQVACLEECHMEDVTQVHFAPGHQNKLISASVDGLICIVDTEGDINDDDHLESVMNVGTSIGKVGFFGEMNQKLWCLTHIETLSIWDWKDGTHEATFQEARSLASDSWTLGHVDYFVDCLYSEPNDRLWVIGGTNAGTLGYFPVNYKGASAIQSPEAILEGGHSGIVRSVLPASSIRGRPSQRGIFGWTGGEDGRLCCWLSDESSETNKQSWISSALVMKPSKTRKKRHHPY; encoded by the exons ATGGATATAGAAATGGAagaatcaccaccaccaacaacttcatcttcatccCCATTGAAGCGTATGGGTATAAAaaattcgatccaaacaaactTTGGAGATGATTATGTCTTTCAAATTACTTCAAGTCAAGAAGAGaatttaacaacaacaacaactcttGCTGTATCATTATCAACAAATGTGATTAAGTTATATTCACCGGTAACTGGACAATATTTTGGTGAATGCAAAGGTCATAGTGGGCCTATTAATGAAATCTCATTTTTAGACTCGGGTTCGCCTCATCTTCTTCATTCTTGTTCTTCTGATGGCACTGTTAGGTTCTGGGATATTAGGTATTTTAATCAGGTGGCAGTATTAAATGCTGGTTCAGCTCAAGAAGTGTTTAATTTTGCTTTGGGTAGTTCAAGTAATAGTCTTCTTTCAGCTGGATGCAAATCCGAG ATACTCTTTTGGGATGTAAGAAGCATGAAGCAAGTGGCATGCTTGGAGGAGTGTCATATGGAAGATGTTACTCAG GTGCACTTTGCTCCAGGTCATCAGAACAAGCTTATTTCTGCTTCTGTTGATGGACTAATATGCATAGTTGACACTGAGGGGGATATCAATGATGACGATCATCTGGAATCA GTGATGAATGTCGGGACATCGATTGGAAAAGTAGGATTCTTCGGGGAGATGAATCAAAAGCTTTGGTGCCTGACACATATTGAAACCTTAAG TATTTGGGATTGGAAAGATGGAACGCATGAAGCAACCTTCCAGGAAGCTCGTTCATTAGCATCCGACAGCTGGACGCTTGGCCAT GTTGATTACTTTGTGGACTGCCTCTATTCAGAACCGAATGATCGTTTGTGGGTGATTGGTGGCACAAACGCTGGCACATTAGGTTACTTCCCAGTAAATTACAAGGGGGCTAGTGCAATTCAATCTCCCGAAGCTATCCTAGAGGGTGGACACTCGGGGATCGTAAGAAGCGTCTTACCTGCGTCAAGCATACGTGGGAGACCTTCCCAGAGAGGCATTTTTGGATGGACAGGCGGCGAAGATGGTCGCTTATGTTGCTGGTTATCAGATGAATCTTCTGAAACCAACAAACAGTCTTGGATTTCAAGCGCTCTAGTAATGAAGCCTTCAAAAACTCGCAAAAAAAGACATCATCCTTACTAG